A window from Theobroma cacao cultivar B97-61/B2 chromosome 3, Criollo_cocoa_genome_V2, whole genome shotgun sequence encodes these proteins:
- the LOC18604740 gene encoding peptidyl-prolyl cis-trans isomerase NIMA-interacting 4: MGKDSKPKEAKGKGKQAGGGSDESASKGKGKAGKGDGLGTCTYVKARHILCEKQGKINEAYKKLEDGWLSNGDKVPPAEFAKIAQEYSECPSGKKGGDLGWFPRGKMAGPFQEVAFSTAVGATSAPFKSTHGYHIILSEGRKN, encoded by the exons ATGGGGAAGGATTCAAAACCAAAGGAAGCCAAGGGAAAAGGCAAGCAAGCCGGAGGTGGAAGTGATGAGAGTGCTTCAAAGGGTAAAGGGAAAGCTGGGAAGGGAGATGGGCTTGGCACCTGCACTTATGTTAAAG CTAGGCACATCTTATGTGAGAAGCAGGGGAAGATCAATGAAGCTTACAAGAAACTGGAAGATGGTTGGCTTAGCAATGGTGATAAGGTCCCACCAGCTGAATTTGCAAAG ATAGCTCAAGAATATTCAGAATGTCCATCAGGGAAGAAGGGTGGAGATTTAGGATGGTTTCCGCGGGGTAAAATGGCTGGCCCATTTCAGGAAGTTGCCTTCAGCACAGCTGTTGGAGCTACTAGTGCACCCTTCAAATCAAC ACATGGATACCATATCATCTTGTCCGAAGGAAGGAAGAATTGA
- the LOC18604741 gene encoding galactoside 2-alpha-L-fucosyltransferase isoform X1 yields the protein MKRFRRNPDENDPVTNLDPDGEGLFLRDQERKCGFSSMRLMGFVVVALMVVSVIFSVSVVLQDPPSDGVLESGKDVRSFDVLESSKEERVLEVKPQKVVGPDDDYAPSVDARKDELLSGLLAVGHHERSCVSRYQSVLYRKELLHKPSPHLISRLRSYEALHKRCGPYTESYNKTLEMLKTKHHLESTDCNYLVWISFSGLGNRILTLASAFLYALLTNRVLLVDPGADMVDLFCEPFPEVSWFLPPDFPLKSQFNSFDQKSPHCYGRILKNSTFANSSRLISSSFVYLHLVHDYDDQDKLFFCDEDQTSLQKVPWLIMKTDNYFVPSLFLMPSFEQELSNLFPRKETVFHFLGRYLFHPTNPVWGLITRYYHAYLAKADERIGIQIRVFDTGTGPFQHVLDQIIACALKEDLLPKVSREKPIINQSQKSKAVLITSLSAGYFERVRDLYWEHPTVTGEVISVYQPSHEEYQQTEKRFHNRKAWAEMYLLSLTDVLVTSSWSTFGYVAQSLGGLKPWILYKPENQSAPDPACRRAMSMEPCFHAPPFYDCKAKRGIDTGALVPHVRHCEDMSWGLKLVDNESDL from the exons ATGAAGCGGTTCAGGAGAAACCCTGATGAGAATGACCCTGTAACCAACCTGGATCCTGATGGGGAAGGCTTGTTTTTGAGGGATCAAGAAAGGAAATGTGGGTTCAGTTCAATGAGGTTGATGGGTTTTGTTGTGGTGGCTTTAATGGTTGTTTCGGttattttttcagtttctgtAGTCCTTCAAGACCCACCGAGCGATGGGGTTTTGGAGTCTGGTAAAGATGTTAGATCCTTTGATGTTTTGGAGTCAAGTAAGGAGGAAAGAGTTCTTGAAGTCAAACCCCAGAAAG TTGTAGGTCCAGATGATGATTATGCCCCATCTGTTGACGCGCGTAAAGATGAACTGCTAAGTGGACTTCTCGCAGTTGGACATCATGAAAGATCTTGTGTCAGCAGGTATCAGTCAGTTTTATACCGCAAAGAATTGCTACATAAACCTTCACCCCACCTAATTTCAAGGTTACGGAGTTATGAAGCTCTCCATAAACGGTGTGGGCCATATACTGAATCATATAACAAAACCTTGGAAATGCTCAAGACCAAGCATCACCTTGAATCTACAGATTGTAATTATTTAGTGTGGATTTCCTTTAGTGGTTTAGGGAATAGGATACTGACCCTAGCTTCGGCATTTCTTTACGCTCTCCTTACCAATCGTGTTCTACTGGTTGACCCTGGAGCTGATATGGTTGATCTTTTCTGCGAACCATTTCCAGAGGTCTCCTGGTTTCTCCCTCCAGATTTCCCCCTTAAAAGTCAGTTCAACAGCTTTGATCAGAAATCTCCTCATTGTTATGGGAGAATACTTAAGAATAGCACTTTTGCTAATTCAAGCAGGTTgatatcttcttcttttgtatATCTCCATCTGGTCCATGATTACGATGATCAAGACAAGCTTTTTTTCTGTGATGAAGACCAAACTTCTCTCCAGAAAGTGCCTTGGTTGATAATGAAGACAGACAATTATTTTGTCCCGTCTCTCTTCTTGATGCCTTCTTTTGAGCAGGAACTGAGTAATCTCTTTCCCAGAAAAGAAACAGTTTTCCACTTCTTGGGTCGATATCTCTTCCACCCCACAAATCCTGTTTGGGGACTTATTACTAGATACTATCATGCTTATTTAGCTAAAGCAGATGAAAGGATAGGCATCCAGATCAGGGTCTTTGATACTGGGACTGGTCCATTCCAACATGTGTTGGATCAGATCATTGCTTGTGCCTTGAAGGAGGATCTTCTACCTAAGGTCAGCAGGGAAAAGCCCATAATTAATCAATCTCAGAAGTCTAAAGCTGTGCTAATTACATCTTTGAGTGCTGGTTACTTCGAGAGAGTAAGGGACTTGTATTGGGAACATCCAACTGTGACAGGGGAGGTCATCAGTGTTTACCAACCAAGCCATGAAGAGTATCAGCAAACAGAGAAGCGTTTTCACAATAGGAAGGCATGGGCTGAAATGTATTTATTGAGCTTGACTGATGTGCTAGTCACTAGCTCATGGTCAACTTTTGGGTATGTTGCTCAAAGCCTTGGAGGGTTGAAGCCATGGATACTCTACAAGCCTGAGAACCAATCGGCCCCAGATCCAGCTTGTCGTCGAGCCATGTCAATGGAGCCATGTTTTCATGCCCCTCCCTTTTATGACTGCAAGGCCAAAAGAGGCATTGACACAGGTGCACTGGTTCCTCATGTAAGGCACTGTGAGGACATGAGCTGGGGTCTTAAGCTTGTTGATAATGAGAGTGACTTATAG
- the LOC18604741 gene encoding galactoside 2-alpha-L-fucosyltransferase isoform X2: MKRFRRNPDENDPVTNLDPDGEGLFLRDQERKCGFSSMRLMGFVVVALMVVSVIFSVSVVLQDPPSDGVLESGKDVRSFDVLESSKEERVLEVKPQKGPDDDYAPSVDARKDELLSGLLAVGHHERSCVSRYQSVLYRKELLHKPSPHLISRLRSYEALHKRCGPYTESYNKTLEMLKTKHHLESTDCNYLVWISFSGLGNRILTLASAFLYALLTNRVLLVDPGADMVDLFCEPFPEVSWFLPPDFPLKSQFNSFDQKSPHCYGRILKNSTFANSSRLISSSFVYLHLVHDYDDQDKLFFCDEDQTSLQKVPWLIMKTDNYFVPSLFLMPSFEQELSNLFPRKETVFHFLGRYLFHPTNPVWGLITRYYHAYLAKADERIGIQIRVFDTGTGPFQHVLDQIIACALKEDLLPKVSREKPIINQSQKSKAVLITSLSAGYFERVRDLYWEHPTVTGEVISVYQPSHEEYQQTEKRFHNRKAWAEMYLLSLTDVLVTSSWSTFGYVAQSLGGLKPWILYKPENQSAPDPACRRAMSMEPCFHAPPFYDCKAKRGIDTGALVPHVRHCEDMSWGLKLVDNESDL; the protein is encoded by the exons ATGAAGCGGTTCAGGAGAAACCCTGATGAGAATGACCCTGTAACCAACCTGGATCCTGATGGGGAAGGCTTGTTTTTGAGGGATCAAGAAAGGAAATGTGGGTTCAGTTCAATGAGGTTGATGGGTTTTGTTGTGGTGGCTTTAATGGTTGTTTCGGttattttttcagtttctgtAGTCCTTCAAGACCCACCGAGCGATGGGGTTTTGGAGTCTGGTAAAGATGTTAGATCCTTTGATGTTTTGGAGTCAAGTAAGGAGGAAAGAGTTCTTGAAGTCAAACCCCAGAAAG GTCCAGATGATGATTATGCCCCATCTGTTGACGCGCGTAAAGATGAACTGCTAAGTGGACTTCTCGCAGTTGGACATCATGAAAGATCTTGTGTCAGCAGGTATCAGTCAGTTTTATACCGCAAAGAATTGCTACATAAACCTTCACCCCACCTAATTTCAAGGTTACGGAGTTATGAAGCTCTCCATAAACGGTGTGGGCCATATACTGAATCATATAACAAAACCTTGGAAATGCTCAAGACCAAGCATCACCTTGAATCTACAGATTGTAATTATTTAGTGTGGATTTCCTTTAGTGGTTTAGGGAATAGGATACTGACCCTAGCTTCGGCATTTCTTTACGCTCTCCTTACCAATCGTGTTCTACTGGTTGACCCTGGAGCTGATATGGTTGATCTTTTCTGCGAACCATTTCCAGAGGTCTCCTGGTTTCTCCCTCCAGATTTCCCCCTTAAAAGTCAGTTCAACAGCTTTGATCAGAAATCTCCTCATTGTTATGGGAGAATACTTAAGAATAGCACTTTTGCTAATTCAAGCAGGTTgatatcttcttcttttgtatATCTCCATCTGGTCCATGATTACGATGATCAAGACAAGCTTTTTTTCTGTGATGAAGACCAAACTTCTCTCCAGAAAGTGCCTTGGTTGATAATGAAGACAGACAATTATTTTGTCCCGTCTCTCTTCTTGATGCCTTCTTTTGAGCAGGAACTGAGTAATCTCTTTCCCAGAAAAGAAACAGTTTTCCACTTCTTGGGTCGATATCTCTTCCACCCCACAAATCCTGTTTGGGGACTTATTACTAGATACTATCATGCTTATTTAGCTAAAGCAGATGAAAGGATAGGCATCCAGATCAGGGTCTTTGATACTGGGACTGGTCCATTCCAACATGTGTTGGATCAGATCATTGCTTGTGCCTTGAAGGAGGATCTTCTACCTAAGGTCAGCAGGGAAAAGCCCATAATTAATCAATCTCAGAAGTCTAAAGCTGTGCTAATTACATCTTTGAGTGCTGGTTACTTCGAGAGAGTAAGGGACTTGTATTGGGAACATCCAACTGTGACAGGGGAGGTCATCAGTGTTTACCAACCAAGCCATGAAGAGTATCAGCAAACAGAGAAGCGTTTTCACAATAGGAAGGCATGGGCTGAAATGTATTTATTGAGCTTGACTGATGTGCTAGTCACTAGCTCATGGTCAACTTTTGGGTATGTTGCTCAAAGCCTTGGAGGGTTGAAGCCATGGATACTCTACAAGCCTGAGAACCAATCGGCCCCAGATCCAGCTTGTCGTCGAGCCATGTCAATGGAGCCATGTTTTCATGCCCCTCCCTTTTATGACTGCAAGGCCAAAAGAGGCATTGACACAGGTGCACTGGTTCCTCATGTAAGGCACTGTGAGGACATGAGCTGGGGTCTTAAGCTTGTTGATAATGAGAGTGACTTATAG
- the LOC18604742 gene encoding ribulose-phosphate 3-epimerase, chloroplastic produces MSTASSLCSSTQVNGFGGGLRLLRTHLSQPKTLTFTRRKIATVVKATARVDKFSKSDIIVSPSILSANFAKLGEQVKAVEVAGCDWIHVDVMDGRFVPNITIGPIVVDALRPVTDLPLDVHLMIVEPEQRVPDFIKAGADIVSVHCEQSSTIHLHRTLNQIKGLGAKAGVVLNPATPLSTIEYVLDVVDLVLIMSVNPGFGGQSFIESQVKKISDLRRMCAEKGVNPWIEVDGGVGPKNAYKVIEAGANALVAGSAVFGAKDYAEAIRGIKTSKKPEAVAV; encoded by the exons atgtcAACAGCTTCTTCATTGTGTTCATCAACTCAGGTTAATGGCTTTGGCGGGGGACTTAGGCTTCTAAGGACCCATCTTTCTCAACCCAAGACACTTACCTTTACGAg GAGGAAAATTGCTACAGTAGTGAAGGCAACTGCTCGAGTTGATAAATTCTCAAAAAGCGATATCATTGTTTCTCCATCTATTCTCTCTGCTAATTTCGCAAAGTTGGGGGAGCAG GTGAAAGCAGTGGAAGTAGCAGGCTGTGATTGGATCCATGTTGATGTAATGGATGGCCGATTTGTTCCAAATATTACAATTGGACCTATTGTGGTTGATGCCTTACGACCTGTGACTGATCTTCCGCTGGATGTGCATTTG ATGATTGTTGAACCAGAGCAGCGAGTTCCAGATTTTATTAAGGCTGGAGCAGACATAGTCAGTGTTCACTGTGAGCAATCTTCAACCATCCATTTGCATCGTACACTTAATCaa ATAAAAGGTCTAGGCGCTAAAGCTGGAGTTGTCCTAAACCCTGCTACCCCACTTAGTACAATAGAATATGTACTTGATG TGGTTGATCTAGTCCTGATTATGTCGGTCAACCCTGGCTTTGGTGGGCAGAGCTTTATTGAGAGTCAAGTCAAGAAAATCTCTGACTTGAGAAGAATGTGTGCAGAAAAG GGAGTAAACCCCTGGATTGAAGTGGACGGCGGAGTTGGTCCTAAAAATGCATATAAG GTTATTGAGGCTGGAGCTAATGCTTTAGTTGCTGGTTCAGCTGTGTTTGGAGCCAAAGATTATGCTGAAG CTATTAGAGGAATCAAAACCAGCAAAAAGCCAGAAGCAGTGGCTGTGTGA